From Trichoderma atroviride chromosome 1, complete sequence, one genomic window encodes:
- a CDS encoding uncharacterized protein (EggNog:ENOG41), with amino-acid sequence MASPQQIRTPITDLFKIKHPVLLAGMNVAAGPKLAAAVTNAGGLGVIGGVGYTPDMLKEQIAELKSYLNDKNAPFGVDLLLPQVGGSARKTNYDYTKGKLDGLVDIIIESGAKLFVCAIGVPPKPIVEKLHKAGILYMNMIGHVKHVQKCLDVGADIICAQGGEGGGHTGDTPTTVLIPAVVEAVGNAKSPPDKGPRPGHRRRRHQQRPDARRGPRHGRLGRLGRHPLHPDRRGRRPKVPQGRRPHRRPRRQCPHNHLHRPAHARAQQRLHQRLGDQPPAGDEGARRKGHHPLRGRSRQGPQRRRQALHCPDRRGGQQRRGRGSSGAVPPLPDGQGCRRCQRPEARQGCC; translated from the exons ATGGCTTCTCCTC AGCAGATCCGCACTCCCATCACCGATCTTTTCAAGATCAAGCACCCCGTCCTGCTGGCCGGCATGAACGTCGCTGCCGGCCCCaagctggcggcggccgTCACCAACGCCGGCGGTCTCGGTGTCATCGGCGGCGTCGGCTACACGCCTGACATGCTCAAGGAGCAGATTGCCGAGCTCAAGAGCTACCTCAACGACAAGAACGCTCCCTTTGGCGTCGACCTGCTTCTCCCCCAGGTTGGTGGAAGCGCCCGTAAGACAAA CTACGACTACACCAAGGGTAAgctcgatggcctcgtcgacatcatcatcgagTCCGGCGCCAAGCTGTTCGTCTGTGCCATCGGCGTGCCGCCCAAGCCCATCGTCGAGAAGCTGCACAAGGCCGGCATCCTGTACATGAACATGATTGGCCACGTCAAGCACGTCCAAAAGTGCCTCGACGTCGGCGCCGACATCATCTGCGCCCAGGGCGGTGAGGGCGGCGGCCACACCGGCGACACGCCGACGACGGTGCTGATCCCcgccgtcgtcgaggccGTCGGCAACGCAAAGTCGCCCCCTGACAAAGGGCCCCGTCCAGgtcatcgccgccggcgGCATCAGCAACGGCCAGACGCTCGCCGCGGCCCTCGTCATGGGCGCCTCGGCCGTCTGGGTCGGCACCCGCTTCATCCTGACCGACGAGGCCGGCGCCCCAAAGTCCCACAAGGACGCCGTCCGCACCGCCGGCCACGACGACAATGTCCGCACAATCATCTTCACCGGCCGGCCCATGCGCGTGCGCAACAACGCCTACATCAACGACTGGGAGACCAACCGCCAgcaggagatgaaggagcTCGCCGCAAAGGGCACCATCCCCTACGAGGCCGATCTCGACAAGGTCCTCAACGGCGGCGACAAGCCCTCCATTGTCCAGAccgccgaggaggccaacaacgacgaggacgaggatccTCTGGAGCAGTTCCGCCCCTTCCTGATGGGCAAGGCTGCCGCCGTTGTCAACGTCCAGAAGCCCGCCAaggatgttgttga
- a CDS encoding uncharacterized protein (BUSCO:EOG092D1Q73), which produces MRFHIQHHAPLMRGLRSSGVRSFHSSPQSHLASIHRPKPRAPAKRSSSSSTQNRSHSGCGCHPAPAAAAANNVKTAYIALGSNLGDRISEIEKACIEMSRRGIRVKRTSSLWETEPMYVTDQDRFINGACEVETELEPLGLLDELQAIERDMGRNKVIDKGPRNIDLDILLYGDEKVQNDRLNVPHIGIPEREFVLRPLAELIPSKPLYASQPWKLVQDYLNDLTPGEPLSSITPMSSALPPLTPLVRNRKTSVMGILNMTPDSFSDGGRNSLETLSNTVKDLVRNGASIIDVGGQSTAPGRPQVSAEEETSRVVPAIELIRSIPETRHVAISVDTYRASVAERAIASGADIINDVSAGTLDAEMLPTVGRLGKTICLMHMRGTPQTMTQLTSYPEGLVPTVAAELLERVAAAEAAGIRRWRIILDPGIGFAKTAAQNLELLRSLEELREWPGLQGLPWLVGTSRKSFIGKVTGVDEASQRVWGTAATVAAAVQGGADVIRVHDVREMALVTTMSDAIWRA; this is translated from the exons ATGAGATTCCACATACAACACCACGCTCCGCTGATGAGGGGTCTGCGCAGCTCCGGCGTGCGCAGCTTCCACTCATCTCCGCAGAGTCacttggccagcatccaCCGGCCAAAGCCACGAGCTCCAGCAAAACGAAGCTCGTCATCAAGCACGCAGAATCGATCTCACTCGGGATGTGGTTGTCatcctgctccagctgccgctgctgcaaaCAATGTCAAGACCGCATACATTGCCTTGGGAAGCAATCTTGGGGACCGCATATcagagattgaaaaggctTGCATTGAGATGAGCCGGAGGGGCATTCGGGTCAAGCGAACCAGCAGCCTCTGGGAAACCGAGCCCATGTATGTAACAGACCAAGACCGTTTCATCAACGGTGCGTGCGAG GTTGAGACTGAGCTTGAGCCTCTGGGGCTGCTTGACGAGCTACAAGCCATTGAGCGGGACATGGGCCGCAATAAAGTGATTGATAAAGGCCCGCGCAATATAGACTTGGACATTTTACTCTATGGCGATGAAAAGGTCCAAAACGACAGGCTCAATGTGCCGCATATTGGTATCCCTGAGCGCGAATTCGTCCTGAGACCGCTGGCCGA ATTAATTCCATCAAAGCCGCTCTACGCGTCGCAACCATGGAAGCTTGTCCAGGATTACCTCAATGACCTCACTCCTGGCGAGCCCCTATCATCCATTACTCCAATGTCTTCAGCGCTGCCACCACTCACACCCCTCGTACGTAACAGAAAAACTAGCGTCATGGGGATCCTGAACATGACGCCTGATTCTTTCTCTGACGGCGGCCGCAACAGCCTGGAAACGCTGTCCAATACCGTCAAAGACCTTGTTCGCAACGGGGCATCCATCATTGACGTGGGCGGGCAGTCGACGGCTCCTGGGCGCCCCCAAGTATCCGCAGAGGAAGAAACTTCTCGGGTGGTGCCCGCCATCGAACTCATCCGCTCCATACCGGAAACCCGTCACGTCGCCATTAGCGTCGACACCTATCGCGCGTCCGTCGCTGAGAGGGCCATTGCCAGCGGGGCCGACATAATCAACGACGTTTCCGCCGGCACTCTGGATGCTGAAATGCTGCCAACTGTGGGCAGGCTTGGAAAGACCATCTGCCTGATGCACATGCGCGGGACTCCACAGACCATGACCCAGCTCACTTCCTACCCAGAGGGCCTGGTGCCAACCGTTGCGGCCGAGTTACTCGAGCGCGTGGCCGCAGCCGAAGCAGCAGGTATCCGAAGGTGGCGGATAATTCTCGACCCAGGGATCGGGTTCGCAAAAACGGCCGCCCAGAACCTGGAGCTGCTACGTAGCCTGGAAGAGCTCCGGGAGTGGCCTGGCTTGCAGGGCCTGCCGTGGCTCGTTGGCACGAGTCGGAAGAGCTTCATCGGCAAGGTGACTGGAGTGGACGAGGCTTCGCAGAGGGTTTGGGGCACGGCCGCgacggtggcggcggcggttcAGGGGGGAGCGGATGTGATACGTGTGCACGATGTTCGGGAGATGGCCTTGGTCACGACCATGTCGGATGCTATCTGGAGGGCTTGA